From the genome of Dermacentor andersoni chromosome 3, qqDerAnde1_hic_scaffold, whole genome shotgun sequence:
GAAAAGAAACAATTGCTACTTTCTTATGACCTTCATACATGCTGTTTTTGCATCACCTTTGGGTGAGCATGAAGTAAGCATCTTTATCAAGCAGCGATCTTGCTTTTTTCATGCTCACCTGTTGGAGAAATGTAAACGATTACATCACTCATGAGCATCCGCTAAGGGTGTTAAGAGTTGCACTTGATAGTGACACGCGTGCACCCAATTTGTTACAATGAAGAAATTAGCAGAGTCATCTTTTGATGTCTGGAACTGGTTATGAACATTTTGGATGATTGACTTAGGTGTTGAATTAGGTTTATTTGTGTGAATCTCTTGGTTAAAAGGTAGCTGTAACTAATTTTCATAATCATTTGCCTAATTTTTACCTCATGACATTTTAATTTTTATGTGTCTGTGGTAAAAGCAACTCCAAGAGaaagaaataactttattgagtgtcCAGCAGTTTAGGGGCACAAGCCCAAGCCTAAACGGTGGCCAGTAGCCCTTGGGCCCTGGTGTCGCCCTCGGCTAGCTGggcggcccagagttggtcttccgggGCCAAGCTAAGAAGCACGCTCACCCACCGCTCATCATTAGTTATTATGCCACCCTGTCGAGTTGCCTAACCACGAGGAAATTGCTTAATCATATTTTCTCTGTTTCTGAGGAATTTCAGACACATTTTCTAAAACACCCTGTGTATGTATTAAATAGTGTATATAGGCTGTTCCAGCTAGCATTAGTCAAGctagtaaataaaagaaaagaaaaagatgccGGATATGTTTATAAAATCAGCCATGTTCTGACGACTCAACACTGTAAGTCTTATAATTGCATATTGCACTGTTTTCgttgtttaatttcttttttctgttaatAGCTTGGCTactgttagctgggacactcggCATATATCTGGGATATAATTCCAACATGGCATCTGCAGCTGGAGCATCCGCTTAATTGCCATTGCAATAAAATGGCGTGTGCTGGCTGGAACCAGTCGGTGTCAGGTTGGTCGAGGTAGACAGGCGCACGCACTCATTTTTGCAACGTTGCAGGGCGGGAAAAGTCTCTTGGAAAGTGGCATGCCTAAAGGTGCTCAGTATGGTCCAgtgttaaccctttcagggtcaatgatgtaaatatacggcgctgcgaacaagtctaaaatggtcgatgccatatatttacggagCTATCTGTAAgtttaaaaagcgcaccaatttcctcatttctttttcctggcatgtgctgtcactatgtgggaatacagagaGTTTTTTTCGCTGATGGCATCGCACTTCAGCGGTTCTGATTGTCTcgttttgcgcgctgtgcatgaGGGCACCTGACTAGTgatataagtcagtgctacacgaatactgaggcaggcgCAAGcaaatcacagagcatgatcgcgcgttGGAACACGGTAGAAGATGACACACAGTTTCGGTGTCTGCACgggcgactgcacgacgtggggaACAAGTTGACGAAACAAAAGTACTTCTCTCTCGCTGCAGTGTGAAGTTAAACAAAAACACAGGCATTTGgtttctgtgttttattatttctctaagctttaattcgtctattcaagcaacacattgcacaaataacagaggttgccttgaataattctcaaagttgCGTCACAGCACACGCACATGTACGTAGGCActctagcacgtgtacgtcacccTCCGGCTTGGCTAGTGCGGCGGCCACGAGGAGAAGAGATCTTTCTACAgtgtgtagcgatgtaatactttgcagacacaatcatTATCACGccttgtatgctctgcgcttgtcagctcaaaatggccagacctggtgaggggcccttgaaAGGGAACATACCAATGTGCAGCTCTCACTCTTCTGGCACTCTAGCTGCATGCCTGTTGAAGCTATGCCACTGCATTGCACAGGTGCCTAGAAAGGTGCTAGGGCCACTAAGTAATCTACATTAACAGGGTTGAGAGCTAGGCAAGTTggcacagatgcatctgtactgTGCTTACTCAATTCTGATGCACCCTTGATTGTGGCATGCATGCACCCACTTTTCACACTTTGaaaatgcactcccaaagctGCATTGTCTATGTTGTATTGGATGACACTGATCTCAAGTAATCAAGGCATAGCTCCAGCGCCTGCAGTGTAGAAACACACAGCCTTCATCCTCAGTTTTGCTTACTCTGAAGCCATTTGAGGCACACTTGGGGCACTGGCTATATATAGGTTGGGTCTAATAAACACAAACTTCAGGTGCTCACAGGACCTTCCGGCACCTGCAGTATGGTAAAGTGCCGCCTTCGAGACTTGAAGGTGAAATTTGACATTGGGAAGTAGGGTGTGGATGCCACCTATTGCACTTTTGGCTTTGTTCTTGATTCTAATGCACATATCAGTATTTTTAAACTTTTCTGAAAAATAAGTGCACGCTAGAATTGTGTACATAGGGTAAGTCTGAATGCACTTGTAAACCTGCGCTCGTCTTTTCCCTTTCTTACCTTCTGCCCCATCCTGTCGTGCAGTTTGTATCAATACTGCAATCAATCTATTGCATAGTTGGGCAATCGTACACTTGCCAGAAGGAGAAGTTTGCAGATGCTCCGTACTCGTGTGTTCCCTTTAACATTGGACCACTCTGTAAATCAGTGCTCACTGGGATATGCAGGTGGTGTGCCCCGTGTGTCGTCTGCCGCTAGCTTCCTTGCTGGGGCTTACTGAAGAAGAGCATCCACCGCCCATGGAGCAGCAAAGACAGCCTGCCTTCTGTATGACACCCGAACTGGAGCAGCTGCAGCGCAGCATGGCACATCTCTATGTCCGCCAGCAGCGCCAAGGGGGCATCATCAACGTGGACGCCGAGAAGAACAAGTTCCTCCTGGAGATATCTGCTGTGTGCACCTTTCTCTTGCCTTACTTTCATTTTGTTAAAATACTTCTGttcctaaagggacactaaagtgaaacactAAGTTTAGATTGATGAAAATATTCCTCAAACTTCACTTTTATTAATTTTGTGATGAAAGGCTGATTGTTAGAAGAAAAAATTGGCACCACACTTTTGTTTACTATTGTTATTATTTCATGCCGAAAACCATTGTTCCTACCTCAGTGTATCGTTAGGGATTTTGGGGTATTTTCTCTTATGTAGGCTGTTGTGGCACAGTAAATGTTCTCACAACTTGCCACGTTCACTCCTTGGCTTCTTCAGAATACAGTGTAGTCCATCTTTACTGAGAAAAAATTGACTAGGCCCAAGCAGGCGTTGTCAGAACCCACGACGTCACGGTGAGCTGTGTGGGAACTTCACAGTGCCAGCACTACCCACCTCCCGTTTTTTCGTCTTTTCTGGCTATCGAGCCTCCTGCCATAGTAAAgcttgtttcacatgcaagcgattgagcgaatggagcgaacagcggcgcggcgctgcgaagcttttcgcgaggtttcgtttcacatgcattgccgcCGCGCGTTTTCTGCCGCTGCGAATAtcaatgttgctggcaaaaaaggcgggactttcagccagtttcggtagttTGCGACTACCGATATAAGCATGGCTTTGTCCCTGCCGCTCGAATCATTATTTTATAAATACATATCCTGCGTTTAGCAATTATAAATTCGTTGAAAAGCTCTCTTGGCATGTTGCCCGTACCACGtgtagcaagtaaataaacatccTCCTTTGCACAGGCTTTCCCACACTGGTCCTTCACTGGTCATGTGCCGAGACGGGCCGTTCGGAAGCGGTGCTGCCGCTCTGCCACTGCGACCaaattccaacttgcccgaacctcgccgctagtgccgccgccgccgctcgaaacagatttctgcggcgcggcggcaggattagcgagcattttcgcttgcatgtgaaacaggcttaagagTGGCATATTCAGTGCTGTGGAAGTGTACCCACTAATCGGGCTCAAGTTGCttttacctttagtgtccctttaactctgAACTTACCCtttctttcacttttgctcacCAGCTTTTAAGTAACCTGAAATGGCTTCTTATGTGGAATCAAAACACAACGATCTTGGAACAGTATAGAGAGTTGTTATGATCAACAGTGGGTGAACAAGGAAAGCCGCAGAATGGATCTAGCATTTTGACAAGGGGATAAAGATAAACCTTGTCAGAACGTTGCCTAAAGGCTTGCCTTGCCCGTCAGGTGCTAATCAGTTCCTGTCAGAAGCAGACCAGAAGGGTGTTGTCAATAAGTATTAGACGTTTCGGCTGAACAAAGCTTCTATACAAAAGCTGAAACTTGTAATCTTTGTTAACACTGTTCTGGTTggtgtcgtttctttttcttttgacagGAATTTGctacccagccagacaagatGCCTTGAAAGCATCTGTTTCTTGATCAATTCCTATGCGGAAGAGTTACATATGCCACATGAGAGCATTTCAATTGCTTACTCGTCAAGAGTTTGCTATTCCACGATAGTGTCTTCCTGATCTAAAATGATTATTCATTATGAATAAGATCAACAGGGCTTATGTGTGTACTAGTGCAGGCGCCACTGggtaaaaaaatatacagtcgtTATTTGGAAATGGCTTGCTAATGCTTCCTCATGAATATAGGAATCCATGTCACTTCTGAAGCTGCCTGCTTAATTAAAACGAGTTATATTTTCAAATTTCTTCTTCTGGTGCGACTTCACAGCGATAAGGAGCACACCGCAGTGAAGCCACATTGCCGTGAAACCTCGCCTCACTGCAGCAGCCTTCTTCAGAGCAGTGATGACTGAACATGTGAAAAGTTGCTTGGCAGGCTCTCTTTTGAGCTGATAGTTCTGTGCGGTTTACTATATCTATATAGATATGAGTGTTATTTGCTCAAGTTGTACATGGggtctttcttcttttctcttgtttttcaAGGTCTAAAATTTGCCTGCGATTCAAGTGGAGGAACTCCTTATTCACTAGAAAATACAATTAAGATATTCTCCTACTATAACTTCATCAATCAGTCTTTCGCTTTGttgtgaaaattttcttttttctttaagtgGCTCTTCATGCATTAATGGCCGAAAAAAAAGTCACCTGCATTACATGCTGCCTGAGCCAACAGTATATTATTTTTCTGATCGAGAAGGCAGTTTCGAGTTCATCACATCAACAGAAGCAAGGTGAAAATTCAGTAGGAGAGTGAACTTTTGAGCACCTGTGTGCTACTTGTCCCTAGCCTCACTGCATTTGCTTGTCTTTCTCTGTTGTGTTGAATGATCCCTTAGTCATTGTTTTTTGCATGCTGAGTATTTACAGCAAACTGTAATCGTTTCTGTAAATTCTCTTGTTTTTCCAGGCTCCCGAGAGCAGCAATGTGCCGGAAACACCGAAACACTTTGGAGCCTTTAAGTTGAGAAACTGGAGACCGCCTGTACGGCACACCGGAAGCGGAGCGTCTGTGAAAACCAGTGACATGGCTTTTCACAGCTTGACTGACAGGCAGCAAGAGCAGCAGCACGAGCCACGATTTCCAAAGCCTTCAAAGAACAGGCAGTCAAGGCCCACAAACAGACAGCAGATGCCCAATGAGAGCTACGACGAGCCTGTTGCCAACGGGTTTGTTGAACATTCTGGCGAGAGTTCGTCGTCATCTGGCACAGAAAGGCTACAAAGGTCAGAGACAGGTCAAAGGTCGGAGACGGGGCAAAGGTCGCGGAGGTCACGACCACATCACGGCAGAGGTAGGGGCAGACAACAGCAGCAGAACTGGTACAGATTGCCTCCAGATCATAAGGAAGCCGATGGCAACGCACGGTCACCCGAAGATTATCGTCAGGACTATGATGGCAGCCACGAATCAAACATTTGCTATGCCAAGAACTCGAGCAGAGAGACTGTCAGAACAACCATGCGCACGTTCACGGACTCAAGCCCTTCGTGGAACACGCATTCTGATCAGGACTACAGAGGTGATGGGCATGCAGATGTATCTCCGAGTTCGCCTGCCGGCTGCGGCAGGTACGGCGATGCAGCCGAGGGTCAGAGCAAGCATCGTGGTGGCCAAGGTCATCGCCGGGGCAGGAGAGGAGGAGGTGGTGGAAATGACAGAAGTCACCACAGCAGTGCACAGCAGGCATTCAGGAAAAAGCAATTGAAGTCGCAGGGCGTGGCTCCCAGGAATCACGAGCCCCCCGGAATTTGCACTCCCCTAGAGAACAGATGACGATGGAAGAAATCCTGCCCCTGGAGCCCTCGGATTCTTCTCACCAGTCACTGTTACACCCAAGTTGCTGTTCACGCCATTGGTAGATTAATAGCTGCTGCACTATTAAGGGTAGTATTTATTTTAGATAGGATCCGGACTTCAAGGTTTAACTCTAAGCTCTTCTCCTTCCCGTCTTCATTGCCTAAGGTATTGTCTTTTATGCTGGCTTGTACATTTGAGAGTGTGTGTGGACCTCTTTCCCTGCGTACAAGCttgaaagaacgaaaagaaagtgTTGGTCGGACTTGCAACGCAAGCTGTGTTTTGCTAATGCAAGTGGCTCTCTAGTGTTTCCTGTTCATAGTAACAACATTAAAAGTAGGTTTCTGATTGACTTTGGCTTCATAGTGCCTTAATGCCTGCAACATTCTGGTCATGGTTTTGTGCTAAGTTACGTGTAGTACAGTTATCAGCTGTATTCTTTTGTATAGTTTTGGGCAAGCACTTTCAATTGAAATGTGCACGCTGGAGTTCATATGTCAAATTAACTGCTTTGATGCAGTGGCTAGCATGTTATGCTTAAACAGAATTGTTTCAAGAAAGTAAACAAGCACACTTGTGCATACTATTGTAAGTTCATGGTCTGAAACTTTAGCAGCGCAGGCTCATAGCATGCTTTTGTGACTCGTTGATTTCGTTTTCTTCTGTCTTGGTGATCCTTCATTTCTTTTAAAATATTTTGCATTACCTTAAGATATGCAATTCCTTTTTATGCAAAATTAAAGCAACTATACAAGGAAATTCCAGTGCATGGCCAGCATCACATACAGTGCCGATCCCCTGTGTTATTAGTATGTATGAAgtattttta
Proteins encoded in this window:
- the LOC126518565 gene encoding uncharacterized protein translates to MSSEEDSSLDVEIEALKAIYIHELEVSCDESKQSTCVKVSLHPATADNAEEQYVRLDLVLVIPPEYPDVLPEITIRNPRGLSDEKITKIQEDLQDTAQENVGSPMLYQLIEVAKEHLTEENIPCCQCTICLYGFADGDVFTKTQCYHYFHSHCLARYVRHALEQIALEEADKLSPTLPSASVGADDDTANSKVVCPVCRLPLASLLGLTEEEHPPPMEQQRQPAFCMTPELEQLQRSMAHLYVRQQRQGGIINVDAEKNKFLLEISAAPESSNVPETPKHFGAFKLRNWRPPVRHTGSGASVKTSDMAFHSLTDRQQEQQHEPRFPKPSKNRQSRPTNRQQMPNESYDEPVANGFVEHSGESSSSSGTERLQRSETGQRSETGQRSRRSRPHHGRGRGRQQQQNWYRLPPDHKEADGNARSPEDYRQDYDGSHESNICYAKNSSRETVRTTMRTFTDSSPSWNTHSDQDYRGDGHADVSPSSPAGCGRYGDAAEGQSKHRGGQGHRRGRRGGGGGNDRSHHSSAQQAFRKKQLKSQGVAPRNHEPPGICTPLENR